A window of the Amycolatopsis solani genome harbors these coding sequences:
- a CDS encoding response regulator transcription factor: MTPATVFVVDDHPVVRDGVTLLLRSDPCLQVAGSAESGRAAIQRVGQLRPDLILLDLRLPDMLAPEVIAELRHVHPAARIVVFTAHGDHQGVLAALDSGAHGCLLKDVAGTDLVAALRRVLRGERVVDPRILPDEGQRSDALARSGLTRREYEVLRLAAQGQTNPEIAESTGLARNTVKTYLQSALHKLGARNRVEAIGKASEAGLL; this comes from the coding sequence GTGACGCCCGCGACCGTGTTCGTCGTCGACGACCACCCGGTGGTCCGCGACGGGGTGACGCTGCTGCTGCGCTCCGACCCGTGCCTGCAGGTGGCCGGCTCGGCGGAGTCCGGGCGGGCGGCGATCCAGCGGGTCGGGCAGCTGCGGCCCGACCTCATCCTGCTCGACCTGCGGCTGCCGGACATGCTCGCGCCCGAGGTGATCGCGGAGCTGCGGCACGTCCACCCGGCCGCGCGGATCGTGGTGTTCACCGCGCACGGCGACCACCAGGGCGTGCTGGCCGCGCTGGACTCGGGCGCGCACGGCTGCCTGCTCAAGGACGTCGCGGGCACCGACCTGGTCGCGGCGCTGCGGCGGGTGCTGCGCGGCGAGCGCGTCGTCGACCCGCGGATCTTGCCCGACGAGGGGCAGCGGTCGGACGCGCTGGCCCGCAGCGGCCTGACCCGCCGGGAGTACGAAGTGCTGCGGCTGGCCGCGCAGGGCCAGACCAACCCGGAGATCGCGGAGTCCACGGGGCTGGCGCGCAACACGGTGAAGACGTACCTGCAGTCGGCGCTGCACAAGCTCGGCGCGCGCAACCGGGTCGAGGCGATCGGCAAGGCCAGCGAAGCCGGGCTGCTGTGA
- a CDS encoding FAD-binding and (Fe-S)-binding domain-containing protein, whose amino-acid sequence MEILTDAGTLALYTTDASNYRHVPRGVVLPETVEDVVAAVAEARARDLPVIARGGGTSVAGNACGPGLVIDASRHLGGVLSLDPETRLARVLPGTVLDDLQAVAAPHGLRFGPDPSTHSRCTLGGMIGNNACGSHSVAWGRTVDVVRSLDVLLYDGTRLRVGPGEPTEGRIFDELRALVRDNLALLRKELSTWPRRVSGYGLEHLLPENGFDVAKALVGSEGTCVTILEATVSLAELPRRRVLAVLGFPSDIAAADAVPSILPWSPLTVEGVDAELVAMLPGRSGDLPPGGAWLFVELAGDEPAERARALAASLDLTGFAILDDPAAQRRLWRIREEGAGLATRLADGSEAWPGWEDAAVPPERLGAYLREFKELMRAHGRRSVVYGHYGEGCLHLRLDFDLLSAPGVAGFRRFLEEAADLVAKHGGSLSGEHGDGQARSELLSRMYSPEMMAVFARFKGIFDPAGRMNPGILVAPRAIDADLRVRATSPSFEDPVFLGYPEDRGSFGQAMRRCVGVGKCRNTGGGGVMCPSYRATREEQHSTRGRAHLLAEMINGEVITDGWRSSEVHDALDLCLSCKGCLSDCPVDVDMATYKAEFLHQHYRRRPRPPSHYSMGWLPLWLRLSARAPRLANAVGRSRLAGLVKRLGGIARERSLPTFASSPFTTSRADLRRRASGERRVVLWPDSFNNYLTPSVLDAAYEVLTAAGYDVVLPDRGVCCGLTWVSTGQLGVARRVLDRTLDVLAPYLEDGYEVAGLEPSCTALFRGDLPALMPGDARASLLASRTFTFAELLERAPIPFAALDVDAITQVHCHQHAVLGFGADESALAAAGVRNTTLDSGCCGLAGNFGFERGHYDVSKAVAEDRMLPAIRAASEETVVVSDGFSCRTQIEQESGRRPVHLAELLRRALPPS is encoded by the coding sequence GTGGAGATCCTCACCGACGCCGGCACGCTCGCGCTCTACACCACCGACGCGTCCAACTACCGCCACGTGCCGCGCGGCGTGGTCCTCCCGGAGACCGTCGAAGACGTCGTCGCCGCGGTCGCCGAGGCCCGTGCCCGCGACCTGCCGGTGATCGCGCGCGGCGGCGGCACGAGCGTCGCCGGGAACGCGTGCGGGCCCGGGCTGGTGATCGACGCGTCCCGCCACCTCGGCGGGGTGCTCTCGCTGGACCCGGAGACCCGGCTCGCACGGGTGCTGCCCGGCACCGTGCTGGACGACCTGCAGGCGGTCGCGGCGCCGCACGGCCTGCGGTTCGGGCCGGACCCGTCGACGCACAGCCGCTGCACGCTCGGCGGGATGATCGGCAACAACGCGTGCGGCTCGCACTCGGTGGCGTGGGGGCGCACGGTCGACGTCGTCCGCTCGCTGGACGTGCTGCTCTACGACGGCACGCGGCTGCGGGTCGGGCCCGGCGAGCCCACCGAGGGTCGCATCTTCGACGAGCTGCGCGCGCTGGTGCGCGACAACTTGGCGTTGCTGCGCAAGGAACTCTCGACGTGGCCGCGCCGCGTGTCCGGGTACGGGCTCGAACACCTGTTGCCGGAGAACGGGTTCGACGTCGCCAAGGCGCTCGTCGGGAGCGAGGGCACGTGCGTGACGATCCTGGAGGCGACCGTTTCGCTCGCGGAGCTGCCTCGTCGTCGAGTGCTTGCCGTGCTCGGCTTCCCCTCCGACATCGCGGCGGCCGACGCGGTGCCGTCGATCCTGCCCTGGTCGCCGCTGACCGTCGAAGGCGTGGACGCCGAGCTGGTCGCGATGCTGCCGGGCCGGTCGGGTGACCTGCCGCCGGGCGGCGCGTGGCTGTTCGTCGAGCTGGCCGGGGACGAGCCGGCCGAGCGGGCCCGCGCGCTGGCCGCGTCCCTCGACCTCACCGGCTTCGCGATCCTCGACGACCCGGCCGCGCAACGGCGGCTGTGGCGCATCCGCGAGGAGGGCGCCGGGCTCGCGACGCGGCTCGCCGACGGCTCGGAGGCGTGGCCCGGCTGGGAAGACGCCGCCGTCCCGCCCGAGCGGCTCGGCGCGTACCTGCGCGAGTTCAAGGAGCTCATGCGGGCGCACGGGCGGCGCAGCGTGGTGTACGGCCACTACGGCGAAGGCTGCCTGCACCTGCGGCTGGACTTCGACCTGCTGTCGGCGCCCGGCGTGGCGGGCTTCCGCCGGTTCCTGGAGGAGGCCGCGGACCTCGTCGCGAAGCACGGCGGCTCGCTCTCCGGCGAGCACGGCGACGGGCAGGCTCGCTCCGAGCTGCTGTCCCGGATGTACAGCCCGGAGATGATGGCGGTTTTCGCGCGGTTCAAGGGGATCTTCGACCCGGCCGGGCGGATGAACCCCGGCATCCTGGTGGCGCCGCGGGCGATCGACGCGGACCTGCGCGTGCGGGCGACGTCACCGTCCTTCGAGGACCCGGTCTTCCTCGGCTACCCGGAAGACCGGGGGAGTTTCGGGCAGGCGATGCGGCGCTGCGTCGGCGTCGGGAAGTGCCGCAACACCGGCGGCGGCGGCGTGATGTGCCCGAGCTACCGGGCCACGCGGGAGGAGCAGCACTCGACGCGCGGGCGCGCGCACCTGCTCGCCGAAATGATCAACGGCGAAGTCATCACGGATGGCTGGCGTTCGTCCGAGGTGCACGACGCTCTCGATTTGTGCCTGTCCTGCAAGGGATGTCTGTCGGACTGCCCGGTCGACGTCGACATGGCGACGTACAAGGCGGAGTTCCTGCACCAGCACTACCGGCGGCGGCCGCGCCCGCCGTCGCACTATTCGATGGGCTGGCTCCCGCTGTGGCTGCGGCTCAGCGCGCGGGCGCCGCGGCTGGCCAACGCGGTCGGGCGGTCGCGGTTGGCGGGTCTGGTGAAACGGCTGGGCGGGATCGCGCGCGAACGCTCGCTGCCCACGTTCGCCTCCTCGCCGTTCACGACGTCGCGGGCGGATCTTCGGCGCCGGGCGTCAGGGGAGCGGCGGGTGGTGCTGTGGCCGGACTCGTTCAACAACTACCTGACGCCGTCGGTGCTCGACGCCGCGTACGAGGTGCTCACCGCGGCGGGCTACGACGTCGTGCTCCCGGACCGGGGAGTCTGTTGTGGACTGACGTGGGTGTCGACGGGCCAGCTCGGCGTGGCGCGGCGCGTGCTGGACCGGACCCTGGACGTGCTCGCGCCCTACCTCGAAGACGGCTACGAGGTGGCCGGGCTGGAGCCGAGCTGCACGGCGCTCTTCCGCGGCGACCTGCCCGCGCTCATGCCGGGTGACGCGCGTGCTTCGCTGCTGGCTTCCCGGACGTTCACGTTCGCGGAACTCCTCGAGCGGGCGCCGATCCCGTTCGCGGCGCTGGACGTCGACGCGATCACTCAGGTGCACTGCCACCAGCACGCGGTCCTGGGCTTCGGCGCCGACGAGTCGGCTCTCGCGGCCGCGGGTGTCCGCAACACGACGCTGGACTCGGGTTGCTGTGGCCTGGCAGGCAACTTCGGCTTCGAACGCGGCCACTACGACGTCTCGAAGGCGGTGGCGGAGGACCGGATGCTCCCGGCGATCCGCGCGGCTTCGGAGGAGACGGTGGTGGTGTCGGACGGCTTCAGCTGCCGGACGCAGATCGAGCAGGAGTCGGGCCGCCGTCCGGTGCACCTGGCCGAACTCCTGCGCCGCGCCCTACCCCCGTCGTGA
- a CDS encoding GAF domain-containing sensor histidine kinase: protein MTAKEHVAEYSAVLGELLREREKLLGTLDRVAALHGTARLIREAVGAKAGFVGELTEPGLAVIRWMSGNRTDALQDLEVSTGQGVGGRVLALGRPVRVTDYVSAPTITHHFDVQVRGEGLAALLAVPIVARGETVAIAYAAMREPADFGDDAVRRMEEVACQAGAALHLARVAETDRAAAVAGERLRMQSALHDSVGALLFSIGVQVRDLTADLHGNPGLAARLQRLEGDVSAAAGALRESLLALSESSPERALPVELAEHCRSFQARCGVPARFVQLAAVPPLDAERTALLVSAVREGLLNVEKHARASSVIVSLLPSEDGVQVVVADDGTGAPGVPGTGVGLRALTGRALRLGGRVSLVRDDDDGCTLRAWVPLVRP from the coding sequence GTGACGGCAAAGGAGCACGTCGCCGAGTACAGCGCGGTGCTGGGCGAGCTGCTGCGCGAGCGCGAAAAACTGCTCGGCACGCTCGACCGCGTCGCCGCGCTGCACGGAACCGCGCGCCTGATCCGGGAAGCGGTCGGGGCGAAGGCCGGGTTCGTCGGCGAGCTCACCGAGCCCGGGCTGGCGGTGATCCGCTGGATGTCCGGCAACCGCACGGACGCCCTGCAGGACCTCGAGGTGTCGACGGGCCAGGGTGTCGGCGGGCGAGTGCTGGCGCTGGGCCGCCCGGTCCGCGTCACCGACTACGTCAGCGCGCCGACGATCACCCACCACTTCGACGTCCAGGTGCGCGGCGAGGGCCTGGCCGCGTTACTCGCCGTCCCGATCGTGGCGCGCGGCGAGACCGTTGCCATCGCCTACGCCGCCATGCGCGAGCCCGCCGACTTCGGTGACGACGCCGTCCGGCGGATGGAGGAAGTCGCCTGCCAGGCCGGGGCGGCTTTGCACCTGGCCAGGGTGGCCGAGACGGACCGCGCGGCCGCGGTGGCCGGCGAACGCCTGCGGATGCAGAGCGCCCTGCACGACTCCGTCGGCGCGCTGCTGTTCTCCATCGGCGTCCAGGTGCGCGACCTGACCGCGGACCTGCACGGCAACCCGGGACTGGCCGCGCGGCTGCAGCGGCTGGAAGGCGACGTCTCGGCGGCCGCCGGGGCGTTGCGCGAGTCGCTGCTCGCGCTGTCGGAGTCCAGTCCGGAGCGGGCGCTGCCGGTCGAGCTGGCCGAGCACTGCCGCTCGTTCCAGGCGCGCTGCGGCGTGCCGGCGCGGTTCGTGCAGCTCGCGGCGGTGCCGCCGCTGGACGCCGAACGGACGGCGCTGCTCGTGTCCGCCGTCCGGGAAGGCCTGCTCAACGTCGAGAAGCACGCCAGGGCGTCGTCGGTGATCGTCAGCCTGCTGCCCAGCGAAGACGGCGTCCAAGTGGTCGTCGCCGACGACGGCACCGGCGCGCCGGGCGTCCCCGGCACCGGGGTGGGCCTGCGGGCGCTGACCGGGCGAGCGCTGCGGCTCGGCGGGCGGGTCAGCCTGGTCCGGGACGACGACGACGGCTGCACGCTGCGCGCGTGGGTGCCGCTGGTGCGGCCGTGA
- a CDS encoding TetR family transcriptional regulator, with product MSEQPGRKRDAAATRLALLDAAAKLFAERGFDRTTVRDIAKLAGVNQSLLFRYFGSKEALFEAVIARNGREQLATTPPERLFSASLLSMLAPEGAGNRTLETYLRSSGSDGVAAAIRQEIGEEYARVLATLTDAPDAELRADLALAWLMGIALVREISGKEPLASADPEEVCRLVLSATKTLLERSE from the coding sequence GTGAGCGAACAGCCCGGCCGGAAGCGGGACGCGGCCGCGACGCGGCTGGCGTTGCTCGACGCCGCCGCGAAGCTGTTCGCCGAGCGTGGGTTCGACCGGACGACCGTGCGGGACATCGCCAAGCTGGCCGGGGTCAACCAGTCGCTGCTCTTCCGCTACTTCGGCAGCAAGGAAGCGCTGTTCGAGGCCGTCATCGCGCGCAACGGGCGCGAACAGCTGGCCACCACGCCGCCCGAGCGGCTCTTCAGCGCTTCCTTGCTCAGCATGCTGGCACCGGAGGGTGCGGGGAACCGGACGCTGGAGACGTACCTGCGCTCGTCGGGCAGCGACGGCGTCGCGGCCGCGATCCGGCAGGAGATCGGCGAGGAGTACGCGCGGGTGCTGGCGACGCTGACCGACGCGCCGGACGCCGAACTGCGCGCCGACCTCGCGCTCGCCTGGCTGATGGGCATCGCGCTGGTCCGCGAGATCTCCGGCAAGGAGCCACTGGCCAGCGCCGATCCCGAGGAGGTCTGCCGGCTGGTGCTGAGCGCGACCAAGACGTTGCTGGAGCGCAGCGAATAA
- a CDS encoding ferredoxin, with protein MKITADTDSCVASGQCVLLAPGTFDQDEETGSVVLLTDEPAAGEEDAVRQAELTCPAAAIRLAGA; from the coding sequence GTGAAGATCACCGCCGACACCGACAGCTGCGTCGCTTCCGGACAGTGCGTGCTGCTCGCGCCCGGAACGTTCGACCAGGACGAGGAGACCGGCTCGGTCGTCCTCCTCACCGACGAACCGGCGGCGGGCGAGGAGGACGCGGTCCGGCAGGCCGAGCTGACCTGCCCGGCCGCCGCGATCCGGCTGGCCGGCGCCTAG
- a CDS encoding phosphotransferase family protein, whose protein sequence is MVPFPPAATEAGFGALTRAGLLPAVTGLLGRDDVVPFTEGSLPVYAVGDDLVLKLYPPLYRDEIATEHTMLEVLSGTLPAPGLKDAGERDGWGWLLMERLPGRTLKEAWPSLSTEDKQRLMPELGELLATLHAIDDPRLAVIPPADWTEFVAEQREKAVDHHRRTGLDEAWVAQIPGFLDAVDLGTPPVVPLHTEFMRDHIMLDDGRITGLFDFEPAMRGAAEYDFVAVGLFVTSGDGDLLRRFLDGYGQPIDERRCLAYALLHVYSNFPWYLKELPPAPTLDALATAWWGS, encoded by the coding sequence ATGGTGCCCTTCCCGCCCGCGGCGACCGAGGCCGGGTTCGGCGCGCTCACCCGCGCCGGCCTGCTGCCCGCGGTCACCGGCCTGCTGGGCCGCGACGACGTCGTCCCGTTCACCGAAGGCTCACTGCCGGTGTACGCCGTCGGCGACGACCTCGTCCTGAAGCTGTACCCGCCGCTCTACCGCGACGAGATCGCCACCGAACACACGATGCTCGAAGTGCTGTCCGGCACCCTGCCGGCGCCGGGGCTGAAGGACGCGGGCGAGCGCGACGGCTGGGGCTGGCTCCTGATGGAACGGCTCCCCGGCCGCACTCTCAAGGAGGCGTGGCCGTCACTGTCCACTGAGGACAAGCAACGGCTCATGCCCGAGCTGGGCGAGCTGCTGGCCACCCTGCACGCGATCGACGACCCGCGGCTGGCCGTCATCCCGCCGGCCGACTGGACCGAGTTCGTCGCCGAGCAACGGGAAAAGGCCGTCGACCACCACCGCCGGACCGGACTCGACGAAGCCTGGGTGGCGCAGATCCCGGGGTTCCTCGACGCCGTCGACCTCGGGACGCCGCCGGTCGTGCCGCTGCACACCGAGTTCATGCGCGACCACATCATGCTCGACGACGGCCGCATCACCGGCCTGTTCGACTTCGAACCCGCGATGCGCGGCGCGGCGGAGTACGACTTCGTCGCGGTGGGCCTGTTCGTGACCAGCGGCGACGGCGACCTCCTGCGCCGGTTCCTCGACGGCTACGGGCAGCCGATCGACGAACGCCGTTGCCTGGCCTACGCGCTACTGCACGTCTACAGCAACTTCCCTTGGTACCTCAAGGAACTGCCGCCGGCGCCGACCCTGGACGCCCTCGCGACCGCCTGGTGGGGGTCGTGA
- a CDS encoding PadR family transcriptional regulator has product MWIEILLLSKLAREPMHGYELRKAVEASTGHTLSNNSLYPTLRRFVDAGAVSRSAEEQEAKPPRHVYTVTDVGRELLHDLLADFPPELALSQEEFLARVGNFGWLRPDERARVLEIRERALTAERKRLAELAAGQADPWSRAALRHVLGRFDAELRWLSELNRDPRSDA; this is encoded by the coding sequence ATCCTCCTGCTGTCGAAGCTGGCCCGGGAACCCATGCACGGCTATGAACTGCGCAAAGCCGTGGAGGCGTCGACCGGCCACACCCTGTCGAACAACTCGCTGTACCCCACGCTTCGGCGCTTCGTCGACGCCGGGGCGGTGAGCCGCAGTGCGGAGGAGCAGGAGGCCAAGCCGCCGCGGCACGTGTACACCGTCACCGATGTCGGGCGGGAGCTGTTGCACGACCTGCTCGCGGACTTCCCGCCGGAACTGGCGCTCAGCCAGGAGGAATTCCTGGCGCGTGTCGGGAACTTCGGGTGGCTGCGCCCGGACGAACGGGCGCGGGTGCTCGAAATCCGGGAGCGGGCACTGACCGCCGAGCGAAAACGGCTGGCCGAGCTCGCCGCCGGGCAGGCCGATCCGTGGAGCCGCGCCGCGCTGCGCCACGTGCTCGGCCGCTTCGACGCCGAACTCCGCTGGCTTTCCGAGCTGAACCGCGACCCCAGGAGCGACGCATGA
- a CDS encoding cytochrome P450, with translation MTTTEQTPRLPFSRGNALEIAPDYEALRREAPVSRVLTPAGDPAWLITSYEAAKEVFRDRRFGRSHPAPEQASRISYAAVQDGPSGDFESEEREHKRMRRMLAPAFSAPRMRALGDRIAELTDRCLDDLQAARDADPGAPVDLTDFLAFPLPVLVICELLGVPYEDREKFRGLSERIARMDGGEDAQAAMTEFKAYMTQLAEAKRADPQPDVISDMVAVQADDPTFTDDDLARMGAGLLFAGHETTSTRIAMGTLFLLTDTARRDRFAADPEGQVAQTVEEILRLTATSGTGLLRYAHEDVEIAGTRIARGDAVLISSDAANRDAAVFADPDEFDPDRTPNVHLAFGTGAHVCIGANLARTELRTVFPKLFERFPGLRLAVGLDEIAVRTNRVAGGVDRVPVEW, from the coding sequence ATGACCACCACCGAACAGACGCCGCGGCTCCCCTTCAGCCGCGGCAACGCGCTCGAGATCGCCCCGGACTACGAGGCGCTCCGGCGGGAGGCGCCGGTGAGCCGGGTGCTCACGCCGGCCGGCGACCCCGCCTGGCTCATCACCTCCTACGAGGCAGCCAAAGAAGTCTTCCGCGACCGGCGGTTCGGGCGGTCGCACCCGGCGCCGGAGCAGGCGTCGCGGATTTCCTACGCCGCGGTGCAGGACGGGCCGAGCGGGGACTTCGAAAGCGAAGAGCGCGAACACAAGCGGATGCGCCGGATGCTGGCGCCCGCCTTCTCCGCGCCGCGCATGCGCGCCCTCGGCGACCGGATCGCCGAGCTGACCGACCGGTGCCTCGACGACCTGCAGGCCGCGCGCGACGCCGACCCCGGCGCGCCCGTCGACCTCACCGACTTCCTCGCGTTCCCCCTGCCCGTGCTGGTGATCTGCGAGCTGCTCGGCGTGCCCTACGAGGACCGCGAGAAGTTCCGCGGCCTGTCCGAGCGGATCGCCAGGATGGACGGCGGCGAAGACGCGCAGGCCGCCATGACCGAGTTCAAGGCCTACATGACGCAGCTGGCCGAGGCCAAGCGCGCGGACCCGCAGCCGGACGTCATCTCCGACATGGTCGCCGTCCAGGCCGACGACCCGACCTTCACCGACGACGACCTCGCCCGGATGGGCGCCGGGCTGCTCTTCGCCGGCCACGAGACGACGTCGACGCGGATCGCGATGGGCACGTTGTTCCTGCTCACCGACACCGCCCGCCGCGACCGGTTCGCCGCCGACCCCGAGGGCCAGGTCGCACAGACCGTCGAGGAGATCCTGCGGCTGACCGCGACCAGCGGCACCGGCCTGCTGCGGTACGCGCACGAGGACGTCGAGATCGCGGGCACCCGGATCGCCCGCGGCGACGCCGTCCTCATCTCCAGCGACGCGGCCAACCGCGACGCGGCCGTGTTCGCCGACCCCGACGAGTTCGACCCGGACCGGACGCCGAACGTGCACCTGGCCTTCGGCACCGGCGCCCACGTCTGCATCGGTGCCAACCTCGCCCGCACCGAGCTGCGGACGGTGTTCCCGAAGCTGTTCGAGCGCTTCCCGGGCCTGCGGCTCGCGGTCGGGCTCGACGAGATCGCGGTCCGCACGAACCGCGTGGCCGGCGGCGTCGACCGCGTCCCGGTGGAGTGGTGA